The following coding sequences are from one Streptococcus mitis window:
- the rpmA gene encoding 50S ribosomal protein L27: MLKMTLNNLQLFAHKKGGGSTSNGRDSQAKRLGAKAADGQTVTGGSILYRQRGTHIYPGVNVGRGGDDTLFAKVEGVVRFERKGRDKKQVSVYPIAK; the protein is encoded by the coding sequence ATGTTAAAAATGACTCTTAACAACTTGCAACTTTTCGCCCACAAAAAAGGTGGAGGTTCTACATCAAACGGACGTGATTCACAAGCGAAACGTCTTGGAGCTAAGGCAGCTGACGGACAAACTGTAACAGGTGGATCAATCCTTTACCGTCAACGTGGTACACACATCTACCCAGGTGTAAACGTTGGACGTGGTGGAGACGATACTTTGTTCGCTAAAGTTGAAGGCGTAGTACGCTTTGAACGTAAAGGACGCGATAAAAAACAAGTTTCTGTTTACCCAATCGCTAAATAA
- the rplU gene encoding 50S ribosomal protein L21 — protein MSTYAIIKTGGKQVKVEVGQAVYVEKLNVEAGQEVTFNEVVLVGGENTVVGTPLVAGATVVGTVEKQGKQKKVVTYKYKPKKGSHRKQGHRQPYTKVVINAINA, from the coding sequence ATGAGCACATACGCAATTATCAAAACTGGCGGAAAACAAGTTAAAGTTGAAGTTGGTCAAGCAGTTTACGTTGAAAAATTGAACGTTGAAGCTGGTCAAGAAGTTACTTTTAACGAAGTTGTTCTTGTTGGTGGTGAAAACACTGTTGTCGGAACTCCACTTGTTGCTGGAGCTACTGTAGTTGGAACTGTTGAAAAACAAGGAAAACAAAAGAAAGTTGTTACTTACAAGTACAAACCTAAAAAAGGTAGCCACCGTAAACAAGGTCACCGTCAACCATATACAAAAGTTGTCATCAACGCAATCAACGCTTAA
- a CDS encoding ribosomal-processing cysteine protease Prp, which produces MIQAVFERAEDGELRSAEITGHAESGEYGLDVVCASVSTLAINFINSIEKFAGYEPILELNEDEGGYLMVEIPKDLPSHQREMTQLFFESFFLGMANLSENSSEFVQTRVITEN; this is translated from the coding sequence ATGATACAGGCAGTCTTTGAGAGAGCCGAAGATGGCGAGCTGAGGAGTGCGGAAATTACTGGACACGCCGAGAGTGGCGAATACGGCTTAGATGTCGTGTGTGCATCGGTTTCTACGCTTGCCATTAACTTTATCAATTCTATTGAGAAATTTGCAGGCTATGAACCAATCCTAGAATTAAACGAAGATGAAGGTGGCTATCTGATGGTTGAAATTCCAAAAGATCTTCCTTCACACCAGAGAGAAATGACCCAGTTATTCTTTGAATCATTTTTCTTAGGTATGGCAAACTTATCGGAGAACTCTTCAGAGTTCGTCCAAACCAGAGTTATCACAGAAAACTAA